Proteins encoded within one genomic window of Variovorax sp. OAS795:
- a CDS encoding YeaH/YhbH family protein: protein MAILQQIIDRRLSGKNKSIGNRERFLRRYKGQIQEAVRRAVSGRNIRELEQGEDVTLPRHDVSEPVFGHARGGDREYVHPGNQEYLKGDRIARPEGQAGGGSGSGEAGDGGEGEDDFVFRLTREEFMRVFFDDLALPHLIRTQIAEVPEWKSHRAGFTSDGSPNNLHVVRSMRGALARRIALGGEPRKELKRLEAHLLHLQSHPQATQGLIKNEIRETEERIEEMRRTMRHVPYIDPIDLRYRNRVKTPVPSAKAVMFCLMDVSGSMDEARKDMAKRFFMLLYMFLTRHYERIDLVFLRHHTQAQEVTEEEFFHATETGGTVVSSALVLMDEIIKARYPSGEWNVYGAQASDGDNWHQDSGRCRELLVDHILPVVRYYAYVQVAETEQNLWQEYAQLQGIQPNFAMRKVSDARDIYPVFRDLFKKEGVPA from the coding sequence GTGGCCATCCTGCAGCAGATCATCGACCGCCGGCTTTCGGGCAAGAACAAGTCCATTGGCAACCGCGAGCGCTTTCTCCGGCGCTACAAGGGGCAGATCCAGGAGGCCGTGCGGCGTGCGGTCAGCGGGCGCAACATCCGCGAACTCGAGCAAGGCGAAGATGTCACCCTGCCGCGCCACGACGTGTCCGAGCCCGTGTTCGGCCATGCGCGCGGCGGCGATCGCGAGTACGTGCACCCGGGCAACCAGGAGTACCTCAAGGGCGACCGCATCGCGCGGCCCGAGGGGCAGGCCGGCGGCGGCTCGGGCAGCGGCGAGGCCGGGGACGGCGGCGAGGGCGAGGACGACTTCGTCTTTCGCCTCACGCGCGAGGAATTCATGCGCGTCTTCTTCGACGACCTGGCGCTGCCGCATCTCATCCGCACGCAGATCGCCGAGGTGCCCGAATGGAAGAGCCACCGGGCTGGTTTCACGAGCGACGGCTCTCCCAACAACCTGCACGTGGTGCGCTCGATGCGCGGTGCCCTGGCCCGGCGAATTGCGCTCGGCGGCGAGCCGCGCAAGGAACTCAAGCGCCTCGAAGCCCACCTGCTGCACCTGCAGTCGCATCCGCAGGCCACGCAAGGACTCATCAAGAACGAGATCCGCGAAACCGAGGAGCGGATCGAAGAGATGCGCCGCACCATGCGGCACGTGCCCTACATCGATCCCATCGACCTGCGCTACCGCAACCGCGTGAAGACCCCGGTGCCCAGCGCCAAGGCCGTGATGTTCTGCCTCATGGACGTGTCGGGTTCGATGGACGAGGCGCGCAAGGACATGGCCAAGCGCTTCTTCATGCTGCTGTACATGTTCCTCACGCGCCACTACGAGCGCATCGACCTCGTGTTCCTGCGCCACCATACGCAGGCGCAGGAAGTGACCGAGGAAGAATTCTTCCACGCCACGGAAACCGGGGGCACCGTGGTGTCGAGCGCGCTGGTGCTCATGGACGAGATCATCAAGGCACGCTACCCGAGCGGCGAATGGAACGTGTACGGCGCGCAGGCCAGCGACGGCGACAACTGGCACCAGGACAGCGGACGCTGCCGCGAACTGCTGGTCGACCACATCCTGCCCGTGGTGCGCTACTACGCGTACGTGCAGGTCGCCGAAACCGAGCAGAACCTCTGGCAGGAATATGCGCAGCTGCAGGGCATACAGCCCAACTTCGCGATGCGCAAGGTGTCGGACGCGCGGGACATCTACCCCGTGTTCCGCGACCTCTTCAAGAAGGAAGGGGTGCCCGCATGA